A single genomic interval of Zingiber officinale cultivar Zhangliang chromosome 4A, Zo_v1.1, whole genome shotgun sequence harbors:
- the LOC121969697 gene encoding probable metal-nicotianamine transporter YSL12, with product MWTFPRFTYPSQFVKNTIRQLTEYFNRSCGSSSLPPSLFINSLSSHLLGTHFLRLNRHPSLLHMASEEVEMQSIVKEEKLRRRRKEKGGEEEQEEEMSVERAFEGQRVPPWREQLTARALVVSFFLSVMFSVIVMKLNLTTGIIPSLNVAAGLLGFFFVKLWTKALEQTGLLRTPFTRQENTVIQTCVVAAYGLAFSGGFGSYLFGMSSKIAAKTTEEDTSQNIKEPSLGWMIAFMFVVSFIGLFSVVPLRKIMIIDYKLIYPSGTATAYLINGFHTLNGEKLAKKQVWMLGKCFIGSFFWGFFQWFYTAADGCGFASFPTLGLKAYENRFYFDFSATYVGVGMICPYLVNISVLLGGILSWGIMWPLINNQKGHWYPADTPPSSLHGLNGYKVFIGIAIILGDGLYNFVKVLHRTIATFVAAARQGPSTLPVTDDDSPASVIVSYDDEKRSQVFLKDQIPQWVAYGGYVSVAIISIITLPHIFPPLKWYFILVAYIFAPVLAFCNAYGCGFTDWSLASTYGKLAIFVIGAWAGAAHGGVLAGLAACGVMMNIVSTASDLMQDFKTGYLTLASPRSMFVSQIIGTAMGCVIAPSVFWLFFKAFKDIGEEGSQYPAPYATIYRNMAILGVDGFGSLPKHCLTLCFIFFAVAIMINLIKDLVSLKIARFIPIPMAMAIPFYIGSYFAIDMFVGSVMLFIWEKINKPKADSFGPAVASGLICGDGIWTLPQAVLALAQVKPPICMKFLSRKMNDQVDTFISSLS from the exons ATGTGGACGTTTCCAAGATTCACATATCCAAGTCAATTTGTTAAGAACACCATTCGCCAGCTAACCGAATACTTCAATCGATCCTGTGGTTcttcctccctccctccctccctcttcATAAACAGCCTCTCTTCTCACCTCCTCGGCACCCATTTCCTACGGCTTAATCGTCACCCATCCCTTCTTCACATGGCGTCCGAAGAGGTTGAGATGCAGAGCATTGTCAAGGAGGAGAAGCTGCGGCGGAGGCGGAAggaaaagggaggagaggaggagcaaGAGGAGGAGATGTCGGTGGAGCGGGCGTTCGAGGGGCAGCGCGTGCCGCCGTGGCGGGAGCAGCTCACGGCCCGCGCATTGGTGGTCAGCTTCTTCCTCTCGGTGATGTTTAGCGTCATCGTGATGAAGCTGAACCTGACGACGGGGATCATCCCCTCGCTCAACGTCGCTGCCGGGCTACTCGGGTTCTTCTTCGTCAAGCTATGGACGAAGGCGCTCGAGCAGACCGGACTGCTTCGGACTCCCTTCACGCGACAGGAGAACACCGTCATCCAGACCTGCGTCGTCGCCGCTTACGGCCTCGCTTTCAGCG GTGGTTTTGGAAGTTATCTTTTTGGTATGAGCTCAAAAATTGCTGCTAAAACAACTGAAGAAGATACTTCTCAGAATATAAAGGAACCGAGCTTAGGATGGATGATTGCATTTATGTTTGTTGTTAGCTTTATTGGTTTATTCTCTGTTGTGCCACTCAGAAAG ATAATGATCATCGACTACAAGCTGATCTATCCAAGTGGTACTGCTACTGCATACCTTATCAACGGCTTCCATACATTGAATGGTGAAAAATTGGCCAA GAAGCAAGTATGGATGCTAGGCAAGTGCTTTATTGGTAGCTTCTTTTGGGGATTCTTTCAGTGGTTTTATACTGCTGCTGATGGTTGTGGCTTTGCATCATTCCCTACCCTTGGTCTTAAAGCCTATGAGAACAG GTTCTACTTTGACTTCTCTGCAACATATGTTGGAGTTGGAATGATCTGCCCATATTTGGTGAATATATCTGTTCTCCTGGGAGGCATCCTTTCGTGGGGAATCATGTGGCCTCTTATAAATAACCAAAAAGGTCATTGGTATCCAGCTGATACACCACCAAGTAGCCTACATGGTTTGAATGGCTATAAG GTATTCATAGGCATTGCCATAATTCTTGGTGATGGCCTTTATAACTTTGTCAAGGTCCTACATCGAACGATTGCTACCTTCGTCGCTGCAGCACGCCAAGGTCCCAGCACTCTTCCTGTTACAGATGATGACAGCCCTGCATCTGTTATCGTCTCTTATGACGATGAAAAGCGATCTCAGGTCTTCCTTAAAGATCAAATTCCACAATGGGTAGCATATGGGGGCTATGTGTCGGTTGCTATAATCTCCATCATTACTCTTCCTCATATCTTCCCTCCACTcaagtggtacttcatcttggtTGCTTATATTTTCGCCCCAGTTTTAGCATTCTGCAATGCCTATGGATGCGGTTTTACAGATTGGTCTTTGGCTTCCACCTACGGGAAGCTTGCTATCTTTGTAATTGGAGCTTGGGCTGGTGCTGCTCACGGTGGTGTCCTCGCTGGCCTTGCGGCCTGTGGTGTTATGATGAACATTGTCTCGACTGCCTCAGATCTTATGCAGGACTTCAAGACTGGTTACCTAACGCTGGCTTCTCCCCGGTCCATGTTTGTGAGCCAAATCATTGGGACTGCGATGGGTTGTGTGATCGCTCCAAGTGTTTTCTGGCTTTTTTTCAAGGCCTTCAAAGATATTGGCGAAGAAGGAAGTCAGTACCCTGCACCCTATGCCACCATATACCGTAACATGGCTATTCTTGGTGTTGACGGCTTCGGCTCACTACCAAAACACTGTCTCACTCTCTGCTTCATTTTCTTTGCTGTCGCGATTATGATCAACTTGATAAAAGATCTGGTTAGCCTGAAGATTGCACGGTTTATACCAATCCCAATGGCAATGGCTATTCCTTTCTACATCGGATCATACTTCGCCATCGATATGTTTGTCGGAAGCGTCATGTTATTCATCTGGGAAAAGATCAACAAGCCGAAGGCAGATTCCTTTGGTCCGGCAGTGGCATCTGGTTTGATATGTGGTGATGGGATATGGACTCTGCCACAAGCCGTGCTTGCACTTGCTCAAGTAAAGCCACCAATCTGCATGAAGTTTCTTTCGAGGAAGATGAACGACCAAGTGGATACTTTCATTTCGTCACTGTCTTAA